A single region of the Mercenaria mercenaria strain notata chromosome 6, MADL_Memer_1, whole genome shotgun sequence genome encodes:
- the LOC123543968 gene encoding uncharacterized protein LOC123543968, which translates to MFMEEFWILLSLIVTHGGSVSNQLTEKVHFWCVCVCEVNKEPNPQLSLRSGRLERSVRSRLQYTFSWILNEKLYKIMYMIKLILIELYSKCYFLNIQALRSFSLI; encoded by the exons ATGTTCATGGAGGAGTTTTGGATTCTTTTGAG TCTTATAGTAACACATGGTGGCAGTGTCAGTAACCAGCTCACTGAGAAAGTacatttttggtgtgtgtgtgtctgtgagGTCAACAAAGAGCCCAATCCACAATTG AGCTTGAGATCTGGGAGATTAGAGAGATCAGTGAGATCCAGATTACAGTACACATTCAGTTGGATTTTAAATGAGAAACTGTACAAGATTATGTATATGATCAAGCTGATTTTGATAGAACTTTACAGCAAGTGTTACTTTCTAAATATACAAGCACTGAGATCATTTAGTTTAATATGA